A window from Streptomyces subrutilus encodes these proteins:
- the eccCa gene encoding type VII secretion protein EccCa yields MSQIVVKRPPRSLPADVPSDELRLEAPPELPRGQQEGMLMQLLPMLGMGSSAVFFFMPGAMPMMRIMGALMLVSTLAMVIAQVLRFRRGTQGHMADVRRDYLRYLAQTRRQVRRTARAQRDAQLYLHPAPEQLWSVVAEGSRLWERRVGDRDFGQARLGLGAQQLATPLVAPDTAPVDELEPLTAGAMQRFLRVHSSLDGLPVAVSLRAFYHVTVSGEPESARGTARALVAQLATLHSPEDLVVAVVAGPGAVAAWDWTKWLPHAQVPGQVDGAGTKRLFGDDLAELEALLAPRLEGRPRFSREVSPVLDQPHLVLVLDGGMVPPDSVFAAAEGLQGVTIVEVVGGELDEPRGGLSVVVRPGRLRLESGAGVAYEGVPDTLSLPAAEALARQLAPLRTGGGDDDEPLLANLDFTDLLNLGDAAAVDVARTWRPRSAGERLRVPIGVGEDGAPVMLDLKEAAQEGMGPHGLCVGATGSGKSELLRTLVLGLAVTHTSETLNFVLADFKGGATFTGMGQMPHVAAVITNLADDLTLVDRMGDSIRGELQRRQELLRSAGNYANVHDYEKARAAGAPLEPLASLVLVIDEFSELLTAKPDFIDMFIQIGRIGRSLGVHLLLASQRLEEGKLRGLDTYLSYRIGLRTFSAAESRTAIGVPDAYHLPSVPGSGYLKFGTDEMTRFKAAYVSGTYRAAGPDLSVGLFPVERRPALFTAAPVPVVYAAPDPARLAARSARADDALADTVLDVIVGRLEGQGVPAHQVWLPPLDQAPPLDQLLPALAPGAERGLHAEGYTRPGGLVVPLGLIDKPFEQRREVLYRDFSGAAGHMMVVGGPQSGKSTLMRTLISSFALTHTPREVQFYGLDFGGGSLSSVSGLPHVGGIASRLDPERVRRTVAEVGGILNRREEFFRAYGIDSIGTYRRRRAAGDLPGEAWGDVFLVVDGWGTFRGEYEGLEQVVTDIAARGLGYGIHVVLTAARYMEVRAALKDQMLSRLELRLGDVMDSEFDRKVAANVPAGMPGRGQVAEKLHFLGALPRIDGSHEAADLSEATAAFVEAVRQNWAGPAAPGVRLLPRLLHADQLPKGGEHPGRGIAIGIDETGLEPVFVDFESDPFLLVFGESESGKTNLLRLIAKQIAERYTPDQARLVVGDYRRGLLGALPEEHLLEYAPMASSLQMHMEALGGVFSRRQPPTDVTPQQLRDRSWWTGPDVYILIDDFDLVATSQGNPLAPLVEFLPFARDTGVRFVIARNSAGASRSLYEPFMQRIKELGAQGVVLSGDPSEGDLVGTVRPRPMPPGRAYFASRRRGTSLVQLGRMPGM; encoded by the coding sequence GTGAGCCAGATCGTCGTCAAACGCCCGCCGCGGTCGCTGCCGGCCGACGTGCCGTCGGACGAACTGCGGCTGGAGGCGCCGCCGGAGCTGCCGCGGGGACAGCAGGAGGGCATGCTGATGCAGCTCCTGCCGATGCTCGGCATGGGGTCGTCGGCGGTGTTCTTCTTCATGCCGGGTGCGATGCCGATGATGCGCATCATGGGTGCGCTGATGCTGGTGTCGACGCTGGCGATGGTGATCGCGCAGGTGCTGCGGTTCCGCAGGGGTACGCAGGGGCACATGGCCGATGTGCGCCGGGACTACCTCAGATACCTCGCGCAGACGCGCCGTCAGGTGCGCCGGACCGCGCGGGCCCAGCGGGACGCGCAGTTGTACCTCCACCCGGCTCCCGAGCAGTTGTGGTCGGTGGTCGCGGAGGGTTCGCGGCTGTGGGAGCGGCGGGTCGGCGACCGGGACTTCGGGCAGGCCCGGCTGGGGTTGGGCGCGCAGCAGCTGGCGACGCCGCTGGTGGCGCCGGACACGGCGCCGGTCGACGAGCTGGAGCCGCTGACGGCGGGGGCGATGCAGCGCTTCCTGCGGGTGCACTCCTCGCTGGACGGGCTGCCGGTGGCGGTGTCGCTGCGGGCGTTCTACCACGTGACGGTGTCCGGGGAGCCGGAGTCGGCGCGCGGTACGGCGCGTGCGCTGGTCGCGCAGCTGGCGACGCTGCACTCCCCCGAGGACCTGGTGGTGGCCGTGGTGGCCGGGCCGGGCGCGGTGGCGGCGTGGGACTGGACGAAGTGGCTGCCGCACGCGCAGGTGCCGGGCCAGGTCGACGGGGCGGGGACGAAGCGGCTGTTCGGCGACGACCTGGCCGAGCTGGAGGCGCTGCTGGCGCCGCGGCTGGAGGGCCGGCCGCGGTTCAGCCGGGAGGTGTCCCCGGTGCTGGACCAGCCGCACCTGGTGCTGGTGCTGGACGGCGGGATGGTGCCCCCGGACTCGGTGTTCGCGGCGGCCGAGGGCTTGCAGGGCGTCACGATCGTCGAGGTGGTCGGGGGCGAGCTGGACGAGCCGCGCGGCGGGCTGTCGGTCGTCGTGCGGCCGGGCCGGCTGCGGCTGGAGTCGGGTGCGGGGGTGGCGTACGAGGGCGTGCCCGACACCCTGTCGCTGCCCGCGGCCGAGGCCCTGGCCCGGCAGTTGGCGCCGCTGCGCACGGGCGGCGGGGACGACGACGAGCCGCTGCTGGCGAACCTGGACTTCACGGACCTGCTGAACCTGGGCGACGCGGCCGCGGTGGACGTGGCGCGCACCTGGCGGCCGCGGTCGGCCGGTGAGCGGCTGCGGGTGCCGATCGGGGTCGGCGAGGACGGCGCGCCGGTCATGCTGGACCTCAAGGAGGCCGCGCAGGAGGGGATGGGGCCGCACGGGCTGTGCGTGGGCGCGACCGGTTCGGGCAAGTCGGAGCTGCTGCGCACGCTGGTGCTGGGGCTGGCGGTGACGCACACCTCGGAGACGCTGAACTTCGTGCTCGCCGACTTCAAGGGCGGTGCGACCTTCACCGGCATGGGGCAGATGCCGCACGTGGCGGCGGTCATCACCAACCTGGCGGACGACCTGACGCTGGTGGACCGCATGGGCGACTCGATCCGCGGCGAACTCCAGCGGCGGCAGGAGCTGCTGCGCTCGGCGGGCAACTACGCGAACGTCCACGACTACGAGAAGGCCCGGGCGGCGGGTGCTCCGCTGGAGCCGCTGGCCTCGCTGGTGCTGGTCATCGACGAGTTCAGCGAGCTGCTGACGGCGAAGCCTGACTTCATCGACATGTTCATCCAGATCGGTCGCATCGGCCGGTCGCTGGGCGTGCACCTGCTGCTGGCCTCGCAGCGTCTGGAGGAGGGCAAGCTGCGCGGGCTCGACACGTACCTGTCGTACCGGATCGGGCTGCGGACGTTCTCGGCCGCGGAGTCGCGGACTGCGATCGGCGTGCCGGACGCCTACCACCTGCCGTCGGTGCCCGGTTCGGGCTATCTGAAGTTCGGTACGGACGAGATGACCCGCTTCAAGGCGGCGTACGTCTCGGGCACCTACCGCGCGGCCGGCCCGGACCTGTCGGTGGGGCTGTTCCCGGTGGAGCGGCGGCCTGCGCTGTTCACGGCGGCTCCGGTGCCGGTGGTGTACGCGGCGCCGGACCCGGCGCGGCTCGCGGCCCGGTCGGCGCGGGCGGACGACGCGCTGGCGGACACGGTGCTGGACGTCATCGTGGGCCGGCTGGAGGGGCAGGGGGTGCCGGCGCACCAGGTGTGGCTGCCGCCGCTCGACCAGGCGCCGCCGCTGGACCAGCTGCTGCCGGCGCTGGCGCCGGGCGCGGAGCGGGGGCTGCACGCGGAGGGGTACACGCGGCCCGGCGGGCTGGTCGTGCCGCTCGGCCTGATCGACAAGCCGTTCGAGCAGCGGCGCGAGGTGCTGTACCGGGACTTCTCCGGTGCGGCGGGCCACATGATGGTGGTGGGCGGTCCGCAGTCGGGCAAGTCGACGCTGATGCGCACGCTGATCTCGTCGTTCGCGCTCACCCACACCCCGCGCGAGGTGCAGTTCTACGGGCTGGACTTCGGCGGCGGCAGCCTGTCGTCGGTGTCCGGGCTGCCGCACGTGGGCGGCATCGCCTCCCGGCTGGACCCGGAGCGGGTGCGGCGCACGGTCGCGGAGGTCGGGGGCATCCTCAACCGGCGCGAGGAGTTCTTCCGCGCGTACGGCATCGACTCGATCGGCACCTACCGGCGCCGCCGGGCCGCGGGCGACCTGCCCGGTGAGGCGTGGGGCGACGTCTTCCTGGTGGTCGACGGCTGGGGCACCTTCCGCGGCGAGTACGAGGGCCTGGAGCAGGTCGTCACGGACATCGCGGCCCGCGGTCTGGGCTACGGCATCCACGTGGTGCTCACGGCCGCCCGGTACATGGAGGTGCGGGCTGCGCTCAAGGACCAGATGCTCAGCCGGCTGGAGCTGCGGCTCGGCGACGTGATGGACTCGGAGTTCGACCGGAAGGTCGCGGCGAACGTCCCGGCGGGCATGCCGGGCCGCGGCCAGGTCGCGGAGAAGCTGCACTTCCTGGGCGCGCTGCCGCGGATCGACGGCTCGCACGAGGCGGCCGACCTCTCCGAGGCGACGGCGGCGTTCGTGGAGGCGGTGCGGCAGAACTGGGCGGGCCCGGCGGCGCCCGGCGTGCGGCTGCTGCCGCGGCTGCTCCACGCGGACCAGCTGCCCAAGGGCGGCGAGCACCCCGGGCGCGGGATCGCGATCGGCATCGACGAGACCGGGCTGGAGCCGGTGTTCGTCGACTTCGAGTCGGACCCCTTCCTGCTCGTGTTCGGCGAGAGCGAGTCGGGCAAGACGAACCTGCTGCGGCTCATCGCCAAGCAGATCGCGGAGCGCTACACGCCCGACCAGGCGCGCCTGGTGGTGGGCGACTACCGGCGCGGCCTGCTCGGGGCGCTGCCGGAGGAGCACCTGCTGGAGTACGCGCCGATGGCGAGCTCCCTGCAGATGCACATGGAGGCGCTGGGCGGGGTGTTCTCGCGGCGGCAGCCGCCGACCGACGTGACCCCGCAGCAGCTGCGCGACCGCAGCTGGTGGACCGGTCCGGACGTGTACATCCTCATCGACGACTTCGACCTGGTGGCCACGAGCCAGGGCAATCCGCTGGCGCCGCTGGTGGAGTTCCTGCCCTTCGCGCGGGACACGGGCGTGCGCTTCGTCATCGCGCGCAACTCGGCGGGCGCCTCGCGCTCGCTGTACGAGCCGTTCATGCAGCGGATCAAGGAGCTGGGGGCGCAGGGGGTGGTGCTGTCCGGCGACCCGTCCGAGGGCGACCTCGTGGGCACCGTGCGGCCGCGTCCGATGCCTCCGGGCCGGGCGTACTTCGCCTCGCGCCGGCGGGGCACCTCGCTGGTCCAGCTCGGGCGGATGCCGGGGATGTAG
- a CDS encoding DUF397 domain-containing protein — MGTQQEKDELYALDISGVEWEGPPGTSPDEERVEIARLPEGAVAMRSSLDRETVLRYTAAEWEAFVLGARDGEFDLERHRP; from the coding sequence ATGGGCACCCAGCAGGAGAAGGACGAGCTGTACGCGCTCGACATCAGCGGTGTCGAGTGGGAGGGCCCGCCCGGGACCAGCCCGGACGAGGAGCGGGTCGAGATCGCCCGGTTGCCCGAGGGCGCGGTGGCGATGCGCTCCTCGCTGGACCGGGAGACGGTGCTGCGCTACACGGCGGCCGAGTGGGAGGCCTTCGTGCTCGGGGCCAGGGACGGCGAGTTCGACCTGGAGCGGCACCGGCCGTGA
- a CDS encoding WXG100 family type VII secretion target — MAATDGHTRVQYESVQQMANRIRVVSKKIVDDLAAMDQALKVVTDTWDGEAHASYIQLQAKYKGKAEHMKSTLEQVAVLIERGKDDYRATDQKASRLFTEAY; from the coding sequence ATGGCTGCCACCGACGGTCACACCCGGGTCCAGTACGAGAGCGTCCAGCAGATGGCCAACCGCATCCGCGTGGTCTCCAAGAAGATCGTCGACGACCTGGCCGCGATGGACCAGGCCCTCAAGGTCGTCACGGACACCTGGGACGGCGAGGCCCACGCCTCGTACATCCAGCTCCAGGCGAAGTACAAGGGCAAGGCCGAGCACATGAAGTCGACGCTGGAGCAGGTCGCCGTCCTCATCGAGCGCGGCAAGGACGACTACCGCGCCACGGACCAGAAGGCCTCGCGCCTGTTCACCGAGGCCTACTGA
- a CDS encoding WXG100 family type VII secretion target, whose amino-acid sequence MSNNFGLADDPVVQAKNKISETADAVTTQARELADILATVSAGWTGVGASGFVSAQTTVNEDHDQIRRLLGVLHNAVAQTKNLSNAQDDDVRAAFKAVPSAAGNTSGLNGI is encoded by the coding sequence ATGAGCAACAATTTCGGACTTGCGGACGATCCGGTCGTCCAGGCCAAGAACAAGATCTCCGAAACGGCCGACGCCGTCACCACCCAGGCCCGCGAGCTGGCCGACATCCTCGCCACGGTGAGCGCCGGCTGGACCGGTGTGGGTGCCTCGGGGTTCGTCAGCGCCCAGACGACCGTCAACGAGGACCACGACCAGATCCGACGGCTGCTCGGCGTCCTGCACAACGCCGTGGCGCAGACCAAGAACCTGAGCAACGCCCAGGACGACGACGTGCGCGCGGCCTTCAAGGCCGTCCCGTCCGCCGCGGGCAACACCTCCGGCCTCAACGGCATCTGA
- the mycP gene encoding type VII secretion-associated serine protease mycosin, protein MHRVPTPRRPAAGRRPLLPALALGLVALTAAPAQAADGPGAPGAPYGLRPDGAGECTFPMKKQIEDRPWALQRLLLDELWARTKGKDAQGRSVRVAVIDTGVDRANPQLGAAVDRGAGLDLVDPKGGDGTADSVGHGTKVAGLIAARPQPGTGFVGLAPDATIIPIRQNDGQGKGDSGTLARAIDHAVAKGAQVINVSQDTDAQLSADSALATAVRKAIEAKVVVVASAGNDGAAGVKRRTYPAAFPGVLAVASSDRNNERAAFSQPGDFVGIAAPGVDMVSTVPGFGQCIDNGTSFSAPYVAGVAALLRAEHPDWSVQQIVWQIQNTAERTVNGRDDYVGWGVVDPVRALGQDHEPPKPPVPDPGPPPAAAPQAAVLRLTETPREREERLGAYALGIAAVLIAVIAGTATVVRDARNRRRRLQ, encoded by the coding sequence ATGCACCGAGTACCGACACCCCGCCGTCCCGCGGCCGGGCGGCGCCCGCTCCTGCCGGCCCTCGCCCTCGGCCTCGTCGCGCTCACCGCCGCACCGGCCCAGGCCGCGGACGGACCCGGCGCGCCGGGGGCCCCGTACGGGCTGCGCCCCGACGGGGCGGGGGAGTGCACCTTCCCGATGAAGAAGCAGATCGAGGACCGCCCCTGGGCCCTCCAGCGGCTGCTCCTGGACGAGCTCTGGGCCCGGACCAAGGGCAAGGACGCGCAGGGCCGGAGCGTGCGCGTCGCCGTCATCGACACCGGTGTCGACCGGGCGAACCCGCAGCTCGGCGCGGCGGTCGACCGGGGCGCGGGGCTGGACCTGGTCGATCCGAAAGGGGGCGACGGCACCGCCGACTCCGTCGGCCACGGCACGAAGGTCGCCGGACTGATCGCCGCCCGCCCGCAGCCCGGCACCGGCTTCGTCGGCCTCGCCCCGGACGCCACGATCATCCCGATCCGGCAGAACGACGGCCAGGGCAAGGGCGATTCGGGCACCCTGGCCCGGGCCATCGACCACGCGGTGGCCAAGGGCGCCCAGGTGATCAACGTGTCCCAGGACACCGACGCGCAGCTGTCCGCGGACTCCGCCCTGGCCACCGCCGTCCGCAAGGCCATCGAGGCCAAGGTCGTGGTGGTCGCCTCCGCGGGCAACGACGGCGCCGCCGGCGTCAAGCGCAGGACCTACCCGGCCGCCTTCCCCGGCGTCCTCGCGGTCGCCTCCTCGGACCGCAACAACGAACGGGCCGCGTTCTCCCAGCCCGGCGACTTCGTCGGGATCGCGGCACCCGGCGTCGACATGGTCTCCACCGTCCCCGGCTTCGGCCAGTGCATCGACAACGGCACCAGCTTCTCCGCCCCGTACGTCGCCGGCGTCGCCGCCCTGCTCCGCGCCGAGCACCCGGACTGGAGCGTCCAGCAGATCGTCTGGCAGATCCAGAACACCGCCGAGCGCACCGTCAACGGACGGGACGACTACGTGGGTTGGGGCGTCGTGGACCCGGTCCGCGCCCTCGGCCAGGACCACGAGCCGCCGAAGCCCCCCGTCCCGGACCCCGGCCCGCCGCCCGCCGCCGCCCCGCAGGCCGCCGTGCTCCGGCTGACCGAGACGCCCCGGGAGCGCGAGGAGCGGCTCGGCGCGTACGCCCTGGGCATCGCGGCGGTCCTGATCGCCGTCATCGCGGGCACCGCCACCGTCGTCCGGGATGCCCGGAACAGGCGGCGCCGTTTGCAGTGA
- the eccB gene encoding type VII secretion protein EccB produces MASRRDELNAYTFAKRRTVAAFLQPSATGTEEGAPRPLRAIGPGLVVGALIVAGFGAWGMFKPTAPKGWAAPGTQVIVGKQSTTRYVVLTTKVNGKDQPRLHPVLNLASARLLLGGSKPKVVQVDDKVLDQGRPPRGPIIGIPYAPDRLPAKEDAGRAKRWAVCQQPGGNGRGVQTAAFVLSEREGRVLDDGRRVGAAQSLYVQSTGPGKERYLVDATGTRYRFPEGAQAAGTMTNALVGTGATPQQVTEEWLATLAPGDDLAFPQLPGRAGADAGVRGLAAADDKVGMVLTAQTGSGTQYYAVLPGKVAPVSEFVAWLLISAPETDGLNMHGKPREIDLQAIDPDAAPFSGTARWPQRKTERVNHTATETAPQAASAAHRDTVCNVLRSVDGQGAATLSTWAGSAFPVDITASGTSAYVTPGSGLLYTQVQGRQTTAGGSLFLLTDTGLRYAVQANGDSDSEQSKIGAPAPQAQEGAEARPEASQAQIRLGYGEVTPAMVPIAWSEFLSKGPRLDTNSARQPQGS; encoded by the coding sequence ATGGCATCACGACGTGATGAGCTCAACGCGTACACCTTTGCGAAGCGGCGCACGGTGGCCGCGTTCCTCCAGCCGTCCGCCACGGGCACCGAGGAGGGCGCCCCGCGCCCGCTGCGCGCGATCGGCCCGGGCCTGGTCGTCGGCGCGCTCATCGTGGCCGGGTTCGGCGCCTGGGGCATGTTCAAGCCCACCGCCCCCAAGGGCTGGGCCGCGCCCGGCACCCAGGTCATCGTCGGCAAGCAGTCCACCACCCGGTACGTGGTCCTGACGACCAAGGTCAACGGCAAGGACCAGCCGAGGCTGCACCCGGTGCTGAACCTGGCCTCGGCCCGGCTCCTGCTGGGCGGCTCCAAGCCCAAGGTGGTCCAGGTCGACGACAAGGTCCTGGACCAGGGCAGGCCGCCGCGCGGCCCCATCATCGGCATCCCCTACGCACCCGACCGGCTCCCGGCAAAGGAGGACGCGGGCCGGGCCAAGCGCTGGGCGGTCTGCCAGCAGCCCGGCGGCAACGGCCGCGGCGTGCAGACCGCCGCCTTCGTCCTGTCCGAGCGCGAGGGGCGGGTCCTGGACGACGGGCGCCGGGTCGGCGCGGCCCAGTCGCTCTACGTGCAGAGCACCGGCCCGGGCAAGGAGCGCTACCTGGTCGACGCGACGGGAACCCGCTACCGCTTCCCCGAGGGCGCGCAGGCCGCCGGCACCATGACCAACGCCCTGGTGGGCACCGGCGCCACCCCGCAACAGGTCACCGAGGAGTGGCTGGCCACCCTCGCCCCCGGCGACGACCTCGCCTTCCCGCAGCTGCCCGGGCGGGCGGGCGCCGACGCCGGCGTACGGGGCCTGGCCGCCGCCGACGACAAGGTCGGCATGGTCCTCACGGCCCAGACCGGTTCCGGCACGCAGTACTACGCGGTGCTGCCCGGAAAGGTCGCGCCGGTCTCCGAGTTCGTCGCCTGGCTGCTGATCTCGGCGCCCGAGACCGACGGCCTCAACATGCACGGCAAGCCCCGCGAGATCGACCTCCAGGCCATCGACCCGGACGCCGCGCCCTTCTCGGGCACCGCGCGCTGGCCGCAGCGCAAGACGGAGCGCGTCAACCACACCGCCACCGAGACCGCCCCCCAGGCCGCCTCCGCCGCCCACCGCGACACCGTCTGCAACGTCCTGCGCTCGGTCGACGGCCAGGGCGCCGCGACCCTGAGCACCTGGGCGGGCTCCGCCTTCCCCGTCGACATCACCGCCAGCGGCACGAGCGCGTACGTGACCCCGGGCTCCGGACTCCTCTACACCCAGGTCCAGGGCCGGCAGACCACCGCCGGCGGCTCCCTCTTCCTGCTCACCGACACCGGCCTGCGCTACGCGGTCCAGGCCAACGGCGACAGCGACAGCGAGCAGTCGAAGATCGGAGCCCCCGCCCCGCAGGCGCAGGAGGGCGCCGAGGCCCGCCCCGAGGCCAGCCAGGCGCAGATCCGCCTCGGCTACGGCGAGGTCACCCCGGCCATGGTGCCGATCGCCTGGTCGGAGTTCCTCTCCAAGGGGCCCCGGCTGGACACCAACTCCGCCCGCCAGCCCCAGGGTTCGTGA
- the eccE gene encoding type VII secretion protein EccE gives MATATQPQTGGSAPVRGGVTPHPESSPGRFGPFRLQQLVLLQLATAGLLAAWVVEPLLLVPAGVLALVLTVLALVRRHQRSLPEWIGGVLALRARRRRAASLTVPAGTEPGLAPLVEADPALRTLTFSDRERRPVGMVGDGTFLTAVVQVDTDATALRPDRAARPLPLGLVRDALAVDGIRLESAQVVQHTQPAPAPHLPARSMATRNYAPLQARTGTPAVRLTWIALKLDPELCPEAVTARGGGPAGAQRCLVRAADQLASRLAGAGFTATVLTEQELTAALATSSCANPMAITQAGRSASTGRRTEETPRTWRCDDRRHTTYWIGRWPHLGGGAAALPQFVALLTSLPALATTFSLTLAAGRRQGVTLSGHVRVTGRSDEELIVARRELERTARGVRAGLVRLDREQVPGLLASLPLGGAR, from the coding sequence ATGGCCACCGCGACGCAACCGCAGACCGGCGGGTCCGCGCCCGTGCGCGGCGGGGTGACACCGCATCCGGAGTCGAGCCCCGGCCGCTTCGGCCCGTTCCGATTGCAACAACTCGTACTCCTCCAGCTGGCCACCGCCGGCCTGTTGGCGGCCTGGGTGGTCGAACCGCTGCTGCTGGTTCCCGCCGGTGTCCTCGCGCTGGTCCTGACCGTCCTCGCCCTCGTCCGACGCCACCAGCGCTCCCTGCCCGAGTGGATCGGCGGGGTGCTCGCCCTGCGCGCCCGGCGGCGCCGCGCCGCCTCCCTGACCGTCCCGGCCGGCACCGAGCCCGGGCTCGCCCCGCTGGTCGAGGCCGATCCGGCGCTGCGCACGCTGACGTTCAGCGACCGCGAGCGCCGGCCGGTGGGGATGGTCGGCGACGGGACCTTCCTGACCGCCGTCGTGCAGGTGGACACGGACGCCACCGCCCTGCGCCCCGACCGGGCGGCGCGGCCGCTGCCACTGGGGCTCGTCCGGGACGCCCTCGCCGTCGACGGCATCCGGCTGGAGTCCGCGCAGGTGGTGCAGCACACCCAGCCGGCGCCCGCCCCGCACCTCCCGGCCCGGTCGATGGCCACCCGCAACTACGCACCGCTGCAGGCCCGGACGGGCACGCCGGCGGTGCGGCTGACCTGGATCGCGCTCAAGCTCGACCCGGAGCTGTGCCCGGAGGCGGTCACCGCCCGCGGCGGCGGCCCGGCGGGGGCGCAGCGCTGCCTGGTGCGGGCGGCGGACCAGCTGGCGAGCCGGCTGGCCGGGGCCGGGTTCACCGCGACCGTGCTGACGGAACAGGAGCTGACGGCCGCGCTGGCCACCTCCTCGTGCGCGAACCCGATGGCCATCACGCAGGCGGGCCGCTCCGCCAGCACGGGTCGGCGTACGGAGGAGACCCCGCGGACCTGGCGCTGCGACGACCGCCGGCACACCACGTACTGGATCGGCCGCTGGCCGCACTTGGGCGGCGGGGCGGCGGCGCTGCCGCAGTTCGTCGCGCTGCTGACCTCGCTGCCCGCGCTCGCGACCACCTTCAGCCTGACGCTGGCGGCGGGCCGCCGGCAGGGCGTGACGCTGAGCGGGCACGTCCGGGTGACCGGCCGCAGCGACGAGGAACTGATCGTCGCACGGCGCGAGTTGGAGCGCACGGCGCGGGGCGTCCGGGCCGGGCTGGTCCGGTTGGACCGCGAACAGGTGCCGGGGCTGCTCGCCTCGCTGCCGCTGGGAGGGGCCCGATGA